Part of the Neorhodopirellula lusitana genome is shown below.
CGCACGAAGCCAACGGGTGTTTTCAAGACGTACAAACACCCGCACTGGGTCAAGGAATCCCCCGAACGGTTCAAGTCGGATATCGGCGAATACGAAGTCCATGAACCGGAGCAGAACGCGTATGGCGATTGGGCAGCGATCTGCATTGGCGGACAATACTACCTGTTTGGCGATTATGATCCTGCCGGATCCCATGGCACCAAAGGAAGCAACATGAGTGTCGGCTGGTTCACTTCGTCTAGCCTTGATCGTCAATTCAAGTTCTGCGGGAATGTGGGTCAGGGGCATCCCGATCCGGACGTCTGCTTTGCCGAAGGACGTTTCTGGTTGGCGACCCAACCGGAAGAGGATTTTGTAAGTCCTGGACCGTGGGTAGAGCGTGTCGAGGTGCGTGTCGGCGTGGACACGGACAACGATGCGGAAATTGACAGCTGGACCGACTGGCAGGAAGTGAAAGAGAGCTACGACCACCTAACGGGATTCGCCAAGCAAGTCGCCAGGACTCCCGCCGAAATGGATCTGAGTGCGTTGCCAGAGGGTTACGGATTCCGGTACGAACTGAAAGTCACAGACACGACCGAGAACAAATCCAAGCCCATCATCGATAAGGTTTCGGTGACCTTTCGGAGGGATGGTCAATCGGCCAAATGAGCGATGATCGTTTCGTGCAATTTTGGCGTTGAGCTGACACAGAACTTGGGCAACCAATCGTTGAACGCATCGCCGTTATAGCCCGTCAGCGTGGCACCTGCTTCGCGAGCGATCAGGCAAGAAAAGGGGTAGGCAAGAAAAGGGGTAGGCAAGAAAAGGGGTAGGGGGTCGTTTTAGATGGTTGGCGTGGTATATTTGTGACCTGAAGCAATTTTGGCACGCTTGGATCAACAAAATATGCCGAGAACTAAACGAGCGGACGAGGCTGGTTGCATTTATCACGCGCTTAATCGGGGGAATGCCAAACGAGACCTCTTTCACAAACCCGAAGACTATCACGCATTTCTCAGAACGCTTCATCAGGGACTGGAGAAGTACCCAGTGGACCTTCTTGCGTTTTGTTTGATGCCAAACCACTGGCATTTGGTCGTCCGCCCAAGGAAAGATGGTCGGATGGGTAAGCTTCTTGGTTGGGTCAGTGCCACTCACACGCTTCGCTATCACGCGCACAACCACAGCAGCGGCACGGGCCATTTATATCAGGGACCGTTCAAAAGTTTTCCATGTCAGGATGACGAGCATTTCCTTGTTGTTTGTCGTTATGTCGAACGAAATGCGCTGAGCGGGAGATTGGTTAGAGCTGCCGAGGATTGGGAGTTTGGTTCATTGTACCGATGGTATCATAAGCAAGATCGTGATCCTCGGTTGCTGACGTCATGGCCCATACGGCGTCCATCGAATTGGGCCAAGAGAGTCAATGAGCGTCTTTCGAGAAAAGAGCTAGACGCGGTTCGCGAGTCCGTCGTCCGAGGCCGACCATTCGGCGATACGCAGTGGACCGAACAAACCTGTGAGCGCGCAGGGCTGTGGGCAACCACGCGTCCCCGTGGCCGGCCTCGAAAGAAACCACAGGTGGATGCGGTTCAAGGAACACCAAATTGACCCCCTTCCCCTTTTCTTGTCCCTTCCCCTTTTCTTGTCCAAGGAACACCAAATTGACCCCCTTCCCCTTTTCTTGTCCGATCATGCCAAGACCACCACAAGCCAATAAAGTGGGCGGGGTTTACCATGCTCTGGACCGTGGACACTCGTTTGCAGACGTCTTTCAAACTGGTTGAGGCATTCGGCGTACTCATTTGCATCAAAGAGGCCTGCCCCTTTGATGGATCCCGCCACCGCATAGTGCGGGTCGCTTTAGCCCACCAATGAGATGGAAAAGGGGTCAGGCCTGACCCCTTTGGGTTAGAGTGATTTTAGATAGGCGATCGACTTTGGGATTTGGGTTTCGATGCTGGGGCTTTCGTCTTCGAGGTAGTAGTGCTCGACACCTGCTTTCTTCGCCGCTGCGAGGACGCCGGGGATGTCGATTTGTCCGTCTCCCAGTGCGACATCGTTTTCGGTTGCGGTCTTTCCGGACAAGTCGCCGACGATTCCTTTCTTGAGATCCTTCAAGTGCATTAGTTTGATCCGCGGTCCATACTGTTGGATCAACTTGACCGGATCCGCTCCTGGGAATTGGACCCATAGGATATCCAGTTCAATGAACACATCTTGAGGGTTTGTTTGCGCCATCAAAACGTCGAATAGCGTTCCGTCGCCATGCTTGGCAAATTCATAGCCGTGGTTGTGGTAGCAAAAGGTCAGGCCAAATTCGTTACGAAGTCGCCGCCCAATTTCGTTGAACTCACGTGTCGTTTGCTCCGCCAGTTCCAATGTGAACGGCTGGCGATTGGGAACCCAGGCGACGCGGACGAAAGACGCGCCCAGTTTTTTGGCGTTCTGGGCGACTTCATGCGTGTTGTTCCGCAAGGCGGCATAACTGACTCCGAACGACGAACACTTCATGCCGCGTTGGTCGAGCATGGTGCGGATTTCAGAAGCGGACTTGCCGAAGAGGTTAGAGAACTCCATGTCGGTGATCCCCAAGCCCACGATCGTATCGAGAGTCCCGGCAAAGTCTTTGGCGAATTCGTTGCGATAGGTGTACGACACCATCCCGGGCTTTTGTGGGAACAGGGGTTCGTTCGCTGTCACCGTGACAGACAAGAGCGATATCAGGACGAGAACAAAGTTGCGGATCATGACTGGATTGGGGCTATTGTTGGTGGAGAGGTATCGTCATCAGGATAGCTGGAACTGTGCGACTGTGCTGGCTGCCGAACTTGTGGTGGCAACCGGACACATTGCAGATGACGACGCGAGCATTTGCCGCTGGCCAACACTTGTTGATAGATGTTGGCACCGCTGGCAGTTGCCTGGTTTCTTCGCTTTTTCGAATGGGTATCACTCATGTGTTTTTGGGCTGACACAAGTTGGCCGGCGGCGAGACTGGTCGAAGTTGGAGCCACGCCTTGTCGACTGGAAAATGGCGACGTCCGGTACCCCCTCGGCGTTCTTGATTCGCTAAACTGGGGGGGCGGTCTGTTTTCCGTTCTTCGTCAGGCACTTGGCTGGTTTTATGTTTGGACGTTTTCTTTCGCTTTTTTTGATGGTCGGTTTGTCATCGCCTTTGCTGGTCGCACAAACTTCGAGCGGTCAGGACGAGCAGCCTCGTGAGCCGACTTTGACCTACTCGGATCGAGTCAACGCTATCGCGGAGTACAAGGTCACGTTGACCATCGGTACCGGCGCGGAAGCCTATTCGGGAGAGCTCCAATACACCATTGAAAGACTAGAACCTGGGGAAGATGGCGCTGAACCGATCTCGGTTTGGGGCGTGAAAGGCAAATTAGAGACTGATCAAAGAAGCCGGATGAAGATTGGTGCATTCGGTTCGATCACTCGAACCCAAGAGCCGTTGCTAGGAACATCGAACCGTGTTTCGAGTCGAATTAAATTGTCGTCGCTGGGCCGGGTGCTGGAGACATCACGTTCAACCCAACTGGAGTTGGTATTGGGCGATCTTGGCCATTTTGCAATCTGGCCGTTACCGCAGAAGGGCAAAACGAAGTGGGAGGTGGTCGATCCTTTGATGGTTCAGCAATCGACACGCGATCAGCGTTTTCCAAGGATGCCGTTCCCGATGGGGCGATCCCCTTTCGATAAGCAGCAGACGTCGGCGGCGATCGAATCGGCTAAGTATGAATTGGTGAGTACCAAGGATTTCGTTTCGACGATTCGGCAGACTTATGAATTGAAAGCGGAACACTCCGATCCGCCGTTTTCATTGTCGGGAAGTGGGGAAGCGAAGTTCGATCAAAGACGAGGAATCTTTACGGAACTAAATTGGTCGCGTGAAGTTTTGTCGTCGACCGAGGCAGGTGCGGAGGTTCGATTGCCTGTACAAATCAGCGTCAAGTTGGAACACGACGTTGGCTTTTTGCCACTGACTCCGGAGCAGAAAATTCAGCGTGCCAAGGCAGCGAAAGAGAATGAGGCTCGGATGGCGAAGGCGCGAGCTGAAGCGGAGGTACGGGCCAAGGAGTATCAAGAGAAGCAACGACTGGAGAAAGAAAGGCCGTTCACAGCTGACGAATTGAAGAAGTGGATGGCCACCTTCGATGACAGTTCAGAATATTCCGACACAGTCCTTTTGCGTAGCAAGTTGATGATCAAGGCAGATCGTGAAGAACCTGAGCTGGCGCAATCGATTCTTGAATATGCGAACCGCCTTCAAAAGCAGAGTACGAGCTTTTCCGGAATGTTCGTCGACCTCGCTGCTAAGTTTGATCCCAAGATCAAGGAGGTCGCTGATTTGCGAAAAAAGTTGTCCGCTTCTCATGCGAGGGTCACAGAGCTGGGGGATCCGATCGACGAAGGTACGCCGTTGCATGAGGGGCAACTGGTTTTGATGGAACGCCGAGCTGGGTCGAATGACTATCGGCCGAAGCTCGTGGTCCGGCAAGACGGATCCTCCGTCTGGGTTCGTGATTTCAATTCAAAACGCATTGAGGACACTGAGGGAGCCAAGCTTTGTTTGCCGCCCGCCCGGGTGCTGGCGTACTTGCCTGAAGAGCAACGACCAAAAGCAGAAGCTCCCTTCGCGGCCATGGAGCCTGACGTGAGTTCACCTTTGGCGCCCCGTACCTGGAAAGACCGAACGGGCCGTTTTTCAGTGGAAGCCGCTTTTCTATGGCTTCAAGACGGGAAGGTGGGACTCAAGAAATCCGACGGGGGAATGTTGGCGATTCCGCTGGATCGATTAAGTCCTGAAGATCAAGCGTATTCGAAACAGGCCATGGAAGCAGCGAATCCATTTAAGGCGATTACGGCACAGTGAAGACGCGCCTTTCGCCGGGGGCTCGATTCGGTGATTCGTGAAGCGGTGCGGCGCACGGTCATCGATTGGAGTATGATTTGTTTTGAAACGCTGCGTGTTGTCAATGAATAACGGTTGTACGGAGTAATGATTCTCTGACAACCATCCAAGTGGATGAGTTTCCGATGAAGTTAAAGTGTCCTGGTTGTGCGAAGTTGCTGCAG
Proteins encoded:
- a CDS encoding transposase, translating into MPRTKRADEAGCIYHALNRGNAKRDLFHKPEDYHAFLRTLHQGLEKYPVDLLAFCLMPNHWHLVVRPRKDGRMGKLLGWVSATHTLRYHAHNHSSGTGHLYQGPFKSFPCQDDEHFLVVCRYVERNALSGRLVRAAEDWEFGSLYRWYHKQDRDPRLLTSWPIRRPSNWAKRVNERLSRKELDAVRESVVRGRPFGDTQWTEQTCERAGLWATTRPRGRPRKKPQVDAVQGTPN
- a CDS encoding sugar phosphate isomerase/epimerase family protein, with protein sequence MIRNFVLVLISLLSVTVTANEPLFPQKPGMVSYTYRNEFAKDFAGTLDTIVGLGITDMEFSNLFGKSASEIRTMLDQRGMKCSSFGVSYAALRNNTHEVAQNAKKLGASFVRVAWVPNRQPFTLELAEQTTREFNEIGRRLRNEFGLTFCYHNHGYEFAKHGDGTLFDVLMAQTNPQDVFIELDILWVQFPGADPVKLIQQYGPRIKLMHLKDLKKGIVGDLSGKTATENDVALGDGQIDIPGVLAAAKKAGVEHYYLEDESPSIETQIPKSIAYLKSL
- a CDS encoding SHD1 domain-containing protein, which translates into the protein MVGLSSPLLVAQTSSGQDEQPREPTLTYSDRVNAIAEYKVTLTIGTGAEAYSGELQYTIERLEPGEDGAEPISVWGVKGKLETDQRSRMKIGAFGSITRTQEPLLGTSNRVSSRIKLSSLGRVLETSRSTQLELVLGDLGHFAIWPLPQKGKTKWEVVDPLMVQQSTRDQRFPRMPFPMGRSPFDKQQTSAAIESAKYELVSTKDFVSTIRQTYELKAEHSDPPFSLSGSGEAKFDQRRGIFTELNWSREVLSSTEAGAEVRLPVQISVKLEHDVGFLPLTPEQKIQRAKAAKENEARMAKARAEAEVRAKEYQEKQRLEKERPFTADELKKWMATFDDSSEYSDTVLLRSKLMIKADREEPELAQSILEYANRLQKQSTSFSGMFVDLAAKFDPKIKEVADLRKKLSASHARVTELGDPIDEGTPLHEGQLVLMERRAGSNDYRPKLVVRQDGSSVWVRDFNSKRIEDTEGAKLCLPPARVLAYLPEEQRPKAEAPFAAMEPDVSSPLAPRTWKDRTGRFSVEAAFLWLQDGKVGLKKSDGGMLAIPLDRLSPEDQAYSKQAMEAANPFKAITAQ